A genomic region of Helicoverpa armigera isolate CAAS_96S chromosome 31, ASM3070526v1, whole genome shotgun sequence contains the following coding sequences:
- the LOC126054704 gene encoding uncharacterized protein LOC126054704: protein MSDSEVEYQSLPGCSAVTETSKNVQPKKKASKRKSSGSGTTPSESTSSKYKHHSSDLFGLENDKLLPATSCGDLGSSLVSRVANGKVRRTADLTGDFYVEVKVYHKADAASTPREDRWKKASVALKLQLNRGSSTWDALQIFMRRAHELFDNSEPIFYSDNINIK, encoded by the exons at GTCTGACTCCGAAGTTGAATACCAGTCGCTGCCGGGGTGCTCAGCAGTAACCGAGACTTCGAAAAACGTGCAGCCGAAAAAAAAGGCATCGAAGCGCAAATCTTCTGGGAGCGGCACCACGCCTTCGGAATCAACATCAAG taaatacaaacaTCACAGCTCGGACCTCTTCGGTCTAGAGAACGACAAGCTTCTCCCAGCGACATCGTGCGGAGACCTTGGATCGTCCCTCGTCAGCCGCGTCGCCAACGGGAAAGTTCGGCGGACAGCTGACCTAACGGGGGACTTCTACGTAGAGGTGAAGGTGTACCATAAGGCTGACGCCGCTTCCACTCCTAGAGAGGATCGGTGGAAGAAGGCGTCGGTTGCACTGAAACTGCAACTTAATAGAGGCTCCTCGACGTGGGACgccttacaaatatttatgagaCGGGCTCATGAGCTGTTTGATAACTCGGAGCCCATCTTTTAtagtgataatattaatataaaataa